From Carassius auratus strain Wakin chromosome 10, ASM336829v1, whole genome shotgun sequence, a single genomic window includes:
- the nfil3 gene encoding nuclear factor interleukin-3-regulated protein: MMTTLCNMQAIKKEPSCTGPYGGDDALVLAVALQGTDRDLIDHKLSSIPFKTKSTNCRRKREFIPDEKKDNLYWERRRKNNEAAKRSREKRRLNDMVLENKLMALGEENASLKAELLTLKLRFGLVSSAAYAQEVQKISSSTAELFQDFIQPSATKDSYPSELEPARLTSSHISVIKHSPHSALSDGSDSSMVAQESPLINISRTPDGIKQEPLEPRRYAKDRVSPYELYRNYLSSPFLGSYSQPSPYLQITRSSSNSPRTSDGDDGAVSKSSDGEDEQQVPKGPAPPRADSQSVIVSTLKVPDASASALPHKLRIKARAIQIKVEAIDPDYESSGKSSFPIDMSASRCYQMSPYVTPEYIQSSLSPMSFQMTDVQDWRQKPKEWHQEDHQHCPDSLRATPNKLIADLKNDSNASSESENLYLKHGIADLSAEVASLKRLITKQQGSVIESTKSTTEIDSL, translated from the coding sequence ATGATGACCACACTGTGTAATATGCAAGCCATTAAGAAGGAGCCGTCATGCACTGGGCCCTACGGCGGAGACGATGCCTTGGTGCTGGCAGTGGCTTTGCAAGGGACAGACAGAGACCTGATTGACCACAAGCTGTCCTCCATTCCCTTTAAAACCAAGTCCACAAACTGTCGCAGAAAACGCGAGTTCATACCAGACGAGAAGAAAGATAATCTATATTGGGAAAGGAGGCGCAAGAACAACGAAGCAGCCAAACGTTCAAGAGAAAAGCGCAGACTCAATGATATGGTTCTGGAGAACAAGCTCATGGCCCTCGGGGAAGAGAACGCATCACTGAAAGCCGAGCTTCTGACGCTTAAACTCAGGTTTGGCTTAGTGAGCTCCGCAGCTTACGCTCAGGAGGTTCAGAAGATTTCCAGTTCAACTGCTGAACTCTTCCAGGACTTTATCCAACCCAGTGCCACCAAGGATTCCTACCCAAGTGAGCTCGAGCCAGCGCGTTTAACCAGCAGCCACATATCAGTCATCAAGCACTCACCTCACAGCGCCTTGTCCGATGGATCCGACTCAAGTATGGTGGCCCAGGAGAGCCCACTTATAAATATATCCCGAACGCCTGACGGCATCAAACAAGAACCCCTGGAACCCCGCAGATACGCCAAAGACAGGGTTAGTCCATATGAACTTTACAGGAACTACCTTAGTAGCCCTTTCCTTGGGAGCTACTCCCAGCCATCGCCGTACTTGCAAATCACCAGATCGTCCAGCAATTCTCCTCGAACATCTGACGGTGATGACGGGGCCGTAAGCAAGTCCTCAGATGGAGAGGACGAACAGCAGGTCCCGAAGGGTCCGGCTCCACCCAGAGCCGATTCACAGAGTGTGATTGTGTCAACCCTCAAAGTGCCAGATGCCAGTGCCTCAGCTTTGCCCCACAAGTTGAGGATCAAAGCCCGGGCCATCCAGATCAAAGTGGAGGCCATCGATCCCGACTATGAATCATCTGGCAAGTCCTCCTTTCCCATTGACATGTCTGCGAGTCGATGCTACCAAATGAGTCCGTACGTTACACCCGAGTACATTCAGTCGTCTCTTAGCCCGATGTCCTTCCAGATGACCGATGTTCAGGACTGGAGGCAGAAGCCGAAGGAATGGCACCAGGAGGATCACCAGCACTGTCCTGACTCACTGAGAGCTACGCCTAACAAACTCATCGCCGACCTTAAAAACGACTCGAATGCTAGCTCCGAATCCGAGAACTTGTACTTGAAACATGGCATTGCTGATCTGTCGGCAGAAGTGGCCTCCTTGAAAAGACTGATAACAAAACAGCAGGGGTCTGTTATTGAGTCCACCAAAAGCACTACTGAAATTGACTCCTTATGA